A region of Chiroxiphia lanceolata isolate bChiLan1 chromosome 23, bChiLan1.pri, whole genome shotgun sequence DNA encodes the following proteins:
- the RNF26 gene encoding LOW QUALITY PROTEIN: E3 ubiquitin-protein ligase RNF26 (The sequence of the model RefSeq protein was modified relative to this genomic sequence to represent the inferred CDS: inserted 4 bases in 3 codons) has translation MDALFALLRALRLALDLLLLVLDLNFFLVSSLVSALLWLLSAACGLPAAAAGGALACWDALALALARGCCGGLEVARAAARLAAHAALRGRELAQRGLGAALGCGQALGRQACEALAIAGSLLMYLANSLVNVCLLGAQNLLTLLAALWDSLAGPALRLSELLAAFLAHVSSGAIAVSILLWSPCXMALELLCTTAQIFVSVFFVNVYGLGLLLLIVAVGTFLLNPGLLWTLVGHFLGYFQGYFLALPAFQRLKRDAWRLYQVAILSVGMAITSQPWRRLADWALQVTDWSLQVTNWSRGGRGTNRGSDQRGAVAVPRALGRLLDEEQAAQPRPGNRAGAAHGRVAVGRLLDEDEERLEAGHMPLPRPALSRAAAXQRPQAGRQEPGTSWGKAPRKQQLNAAAGNAEGAPDDDPWALLKEQEERKKCVICQDQTKTXLLLPCRHLCLCQECTEVLLQQAIYQRNCPLCRQMILQTLNVYL, from the exons ATGGACGCGCTGTTCGCGCTGCTCCGCGCGCTGCGCCTGGCGCTcgacctgctgctgctggtgctcgACCTCAACTTCTTCCTCGTGTCCTCGCTGGTGTCGGcgctgctctggctgctctccGCCGCCTGCGGCCTGCCCGCGgccgcggcgggcggcgcgCTGGCGTGCTGGGACGCGCTGGCGCTGGCGCTGGCGCGGGGGTGCTGCGGGGGGCTGGAGGtggcgcgggcggcggcgcggctGGCGGCACACGcggcgctgcggggccgggAGCTGGCGCAGCGCGGGCTGGGCGCGGCGCTGGGCTGCGGGCAGGCGCTGGGCCGGCAGGCGTGCGAGGCGCTGGCCATCGCGGGCAGCCTGCTGATGTACCTGGCCAACAGCCTGGTCAACGTGTGCCTGCTGGGCGCGCAGAACCTGCTCACGCTGCTGGCCGCGCTCTGGGACTCGCTGGCGGGGCCGGCGCTCCGGCTGTCCGAGCTGCTCGCCGCCTTCCTGGCGCACGTGTCCAGCGGGGCCATCGCCGTGTCCATCCTGCTGTGGTCGCCCTG CATGGCCCTCGAGCTGCTCTGCACCACCGCCCAGATCTTCGTCAGCGTCTTCTTCGTCAACGTCTACGGGCTGGGGTTGCTCCTCCTCATCGTGGCGGTGGGCACCTTCCTCCTCAACCCCGGGCTGCTGTGGACGCTGGTGGGACACTTCCTGGGGTACTTCCAGGGGTACTTCCTCGCTCTGCCCGCCTTCCAGCGCTTGAAGAGGGACGCGTGGCGGCTCTACCAGGTGGCCATCCTGAGCGTGGGCATGGCCATCACGTCCCAGCCCTGGCGCAGGCTGGCGGACTGGGCACTGCAGGTCACGGACTGGAGCCTGCAGGTGACCAACTGGAGCCGAGGAGGCAGAGGGACGAACCGGGGCAGCGACCAGCGAGGGGCTGTGGCCGTGCCCAGGGCGCTGGGCCGGCTGCTGGACGAGGAGCAGGCGGCACAGCCGCGCCCCGGGAATCGCGCTGGGGcggcccatggcagggtggcCGTGGGCAGGCTGCTGGATGAGGATGAGGAGCGGCTGGAGGCAGGACACATGCCGCTGCCACGCCCTGCTCTGAGCCGTGCTGCCG CACAGCGgccccaggcaggcaggcaggagccgGGCACGTCCTGGGGGAAGGCTCcgaggaagcagcagctgaacgCGGCAGCCGGGAACGCCGAGGGAGCGCCGGACGACGACCCCTGGGCGCTGCTGAAAGAGCAAGAGGAGCGTAAGAAGTGTGTCATCTGCCAAGACCAAACCAAGa tgctgctgctgccctgcaggcacctgtgcctgtgccaggagTGCACGGAGGTGCTCCTGCAACAGGCCATCTACCAGCGCAACTGCCCGCTGTGCCGCCAGATGATCCTGCAGACCCTCAACGTGTACCTGTGA